In a genomic window of Streptomyces sp. SJL17-4:
- a CDS encoding phytanoyl-CoA dioxygenase family protein, whose protein sequence is MENRQELLRSVQMARFVARGSLRLDAVVPAEMNAEGLAVLAGGVPPVPYGTPLSDAYVKGSFVRRLLELPQVAGALRSLVGPEPWVDHHFVHTREPHGGAAQALHGDAIIDVRPDAFDVQLMYYPQTVTLEMGGTLSVPGSHLRRINESDTGRYQNLRGQDRLVCPAGTVVLLHHGIWHGGRRNDSDTVRYMFKIRFNPRVRQRRLWDTSDLHDPQVTAELDAMFPWYEGATGRLERYNRILLWRELTGDDGFDLDHWVTRVSNRPKETVV, encoded by the coding sequence ATGGAGAACAGGCAAGAACTACTGAGATCGGTGCAGATGGCGCGCTTCGTGGCGCGCGGGTCACTGCGGCTGGACGCGGTGGTTCCGGCGGAGATGAACGCCGAGGGCTTGGCGGTACTGGCGGGCGGGGTGCCGCCGGTGCCGTACGGGACGCCGCTGTCCGATGCGTACGTGAAGGGCTCCTTCGTCCGCAGGCTGCTGGAACTGCCGCAGGTGGCAGGGGCCCTGCGCAGCCTGGTCGGCCCGGAGCCGTGGGTGGACCACCACTTCGTGCATACCCGCGAGCCTCACGGCGGCGCCGCGCAGGCGCTGCACGGGGACGCCATCATCGACGTCCGACCGGACGCCTTCGACGTCCAGTTGATGTACTACCCGCAGACCGTGACGCTGGAGATGGGCGGAACGCTCAGTGTGCCGGGCAGCCATCTGCGGCGGATCAACGAATCGGACACCGGCCGCTACCAGAACCTGCGCGGTCAGGACCGCTTGGTCTGCCCGGCCGGCACGGTGGTGCTTCTGCACCACGGCATCTGGCACGGGGGCCGGCGCAACGACAGCGACACCGTCCGCTACATGTTCAAGATCCGCTTCAATCCCAGGGTGCGTCAACGACGTCTGTGGGACACCTCGGACCTCCACGACCCGCAGGTGACCGCAGAGCTGGACGCGATGTTCCCGTGGTACGAGGGAGCGACCGGCCGGCTGGAGCGGTACAACCGCATCCTGCTGTGGCGGGAGCTGACCGGCGACGACGGGTTCGACCTCGACCACTGGGTGACCCGGGTATCCAACCGCCCGAAGGAGACGGTGGTATGA
- a CDS encoding helix-turn-helix transcriptional regulator — MQTVLAHLDEPPALAALGIGVHGPAGQVDVFSLPDLWQLHLYGYEADLTVDGTEHAIRPGRVSLVPPGTEVRYRYRGRSEHLYAHLRLGSAGTPHSIPVIQRSGPELGLLTAQLRQALASWPNTPARATAEVWAALWRIARLTPPREQSPRAVHPAVAAATALIEARLAESLTVPDIAQAAGVSHNHLTRLFRAATGETVVGYIRARRMERARHFLRATTLSIPAVAASVGIPDLQAFNKACRRELGASPRTIRTAGPAPRDSAAHETSTWSTARMGAPGTPPTARRSGAHRPSPRPAERSR; from the coding sequence ATGCAGACGGTCCTCGCCCATCTCGACGAGCCTCCCGCTCTGGCCGCCCTCGGTATCGGCGTGCACGGTCCGGCCGGCCAGGTGGACGTGTTCTCACTGCCGGACCTGTGGCAGCTCCATCTGTACGGCTACGAGGCGGACTTGACGGTCGACGGCACCGAGCACGCGATCCGCCCCGGGCGGGTCAGCCTCGTACCGCCCGGAACCGAGGTGCGTTACCGCTACCGGGGCCGCTCCGAGCACCTCTACGCCCACCTCCGCCTGGGCTCGGCGGGAACACCCCACAGCATTCCCGTGATCCAGCGCAGCGGACCCGAGCTCGGCCTGCTCACCGCACAGTTGCGGCAGGCACTGGCCTCCTGGCCGAACACCCCGGCCCGGGCCACCGCCGAGGTGTGGGCCGCCCTGTGGCGCATCGCCCGGCTCACCCCGCCACGGGAGCAGAGCCCCCGGGCCGTTCATCCGGCGGTGGCGGCCGCGACGGCCCTGATCGAGGCACGGCTGGCGGAGTCCCTGACGGTGCCGGACATCGCGCAGGCGGCCGGCGTTTCCCACAACCACCTGACCCGGCTCTTCCGCGCCGCCACCGGGGAAACCGTCGTCGGCTACATCCGGGCCCGCCGGATGGAACGCGCACGCCATTTCCTGCGGGCCACCACGCTCTCCATCCCCGCCGTCGCCGCCTCGGTCGGCATCCCCGACCTCCAGGCGTTCAACAAGGCCTGCCGCCGTGAACTCGGGGCGTCACCTCGCACCATCCGTACCGCCGGCCCCGCCCCGCGCGACAGCGCGGCTCATGAGACGTCCACCTGGTCGACGGCCAGGATGGGGGCACCCGGCACACCACCGACGGCAAGACGATCTGGTGCGCACCGTCCCTCCCCCAGGCCTGCTGAACGAAGCCGGTGA
- a CDS encoding helix-turn-helix domain-containing protein encodes MSAPFRSENFLDPQGALVDEPSYLRGWSGRPTLMAAAHRHDDLEINFVAGGGSMLYLYGGELLEVAVGGLAVFWAAIPHQLVTSQATRVHWLHVPFDRFLAWGLPQPLLARVLSGVPVISPAARADASDPAKFTQWAADLAASDDELHRIAMLEIQARVRRLALATVGDPAHRHAGDDPALRQAVSMARYIAHHFREPITVADVAAAANVHPTYAMTRFRKVVRTTIGEYVKLYRLAEARRLLVTTDLPASQVAAAAGFGSVSRFYRVFADACGTTPARFRHGRGL; translated from the coding sequence ATGTCTGCACCGTTTCGAAGCGAGAACTTCTTGGATCCTCAGGGTGCTCTGGTCGACGAACCCTCGTACCTGCGCGGCTGGTCCGGACGCCCTACGCTGATGGCGGCAGCGCACCGGCACGACGACCTGGAGATCAACTTCGTGGCCGGCGGCGGGTCGATGCTCTATCTCTACGGCGGCGAACTCCTCGAAGTCGCGGTGGGCGGCCTCGCTGTGTTCTGGGCCGCGATCCCGCACCAGTTGGTGACGAGCCAGGCGACACGCGTCCACTGGCTGCATGTGCCCTTCGACCGGTTTCTCGCCTGGGGGCTGCCCCAACCGCTCCTCGCCCGTGTGCTCTCGGGGGTTCCAGTGATCTCTCCCGCAGCCCGTGCCGACGCGAGCGATCCGGCGAAGTTCACCCAGTGGGCCGCGGATCTGGCCGCGAGTGACGACGAACTGCACCGCATCGCGATGCTGGAGATACAAGCGCGCGTCCGACGCCTGGCGCTTGCCACGGTCGGCGATCCGGCACATCGACACGCCGGTGACGATCCGGCCCTGCGCCAGGCGGTGTCCATGGCGCGGTACATCGCACATCACTTCCGCGAGCCGATCACTGTCGCGGACGTCGCCGCGGCGGCGAATGTCCACCCGACCTATGCCATGACCCGGTTCCGCAAGGTCGTGCGCACCACGATCGGCGAGTACGTGAAGCTGTACCGGCTCGCTGAAGCACGCCGGTTGCTGGTGACCACCGACCTTCCCGCGAGCCAGGTGGCTGCGGCCGCCGGCTTCGGCTCGGTCAGCCGTTTCTACCGGGTCTTCGCCGACGCGTGCGGAACCACCCCGGCACGGTTCCGACACGGACGCGGGCTCTGA
- a CDS encoding rhamnogalacturonan lyase, whose amino-acid sequence MTDARRSHRTAPSSFRTRTRPGRRLIRGLVAATLAASALAVLPQTAQAATARQVERLDRGLISTHTSSGNLVSWRWLATDPDGVAFNIYRGTTKLNSSPLAASTNYFDSGAADSADYTVRAVVNGMEQAPSEHALQFRSGYLDVPISPPTGGTTPDGVSYTYEANDAGTGDLDGDGRLDLVLKWQPTNAKDNSQSGYTGNTILDGVRLDGTRLWRIDLGRNIRSGAHYTQFQVYDYDGDGRAEVAMKTADGTKDGAGAVIGDSSADHRNSSGYVLSGPEYLTMFNGRTGTAMGTVDYVPARGTVSSWGDSYGNRVDRFLAGTAYLDGARPSLIMARGYYTRTAIAAWDWRNGRFTRRWTFDTNSSTNAGKGYDGQGNHALSIADVDADGKDEIVYGAMTVDDNGAGLWTTKLGHGDAAHLGDLDPSRPGLEYFKVSEDKSKPGSWMADARTGQILWQTASGADNGRGVAGDIYAGSPGAEAWSASDTTLRSATGTALGREPSSINFLSWWDGDTVRELLDGTHIDKYGTSGDTRLLTGSGVSSNNTTKATPALSGDILGDWREEVVWRTSDNRALRIYATPHQTGTRITTLLHDTQYRTALAWQNTAYNQPPHPGFFIGAGMPTPPRPTVYTP is encoded by the coding sequence ATGACCGACGCACGCCGGAGTCACCGCACCGCTCCGTCATCCTTCCGAACACGGACGCGGCCCGGGCGCAGGCTGATACGCGGTCTCGTCGCCGCCACGCTGGCCGCGTCCGCGCTCGCCGTACTGCCCCAGACCGCGCAGGCGGCCACCGCCCGGCAGGTGGAACGCCTCGACCGAGGACTGATCAGCACGCACACCAGCAGCGGGAACCTGGTGTCGTGGCGGTGGCTCGCCACCGATCCCGACGGCGTCGCGTTCAACATCTACCGGGGTACCACCAAGCTCAACTCCTCGCCCCTCGCCGCCTCGACGAACTACTTCGACTCCGGCGCGGCGGACTCGGCCGACTACACGGTCCGAGCGGTGGTGAACGGCATGGAGCAGGCGCCCTCCGAGCACGCGCTCCAGTTCCGCTCCGGGTACCTGGACGTGCCGATCTCGCCACCGACCGGCGGTACGACACCGGACGGGGTGTCGTACACGTACGAGGCCAACGACGCCGGCACCGGGGACCTCGACGGCGACGGCAGGCTCGACCTGGTCCTGAAGTGGCAGCCGACCAACGCCAAGGACAACTCGCAGTCGGGCTACACCGGCAACACGATCCTCGACGGCGTACGGCTCGACGGCACCCGCCTCTGGCGCATCGACCTGGGCCGCAACATCCGCTCCGGCGCGCACTACACGCAGTTCCAGGTGTACGACTACGACGGCGACGGGCGCGCCGAGGTCGCCATGAAGACGGCCGACGGGACGAAGGACGGCGCCGGCGCGGTCATCGGCGACTCCTCGGCCGACCACCGCAACTCCAGCGGGTACGTCCTGTCCGGCCCCGAGTACCTGACGATGTTCAACGGCCGGACCGGCACAGCGATGGGCACGGTGGACTACGTCCCGGCCCGCGGCACGGTCTCCTCCTGGGGCGACTCGTACGGCAACCGCGTCGACCGCTTCCTCGCCGGCACCGCCTACCTCGACGGCGCCCGCCCCTCGCTGATCATGGCGCGCGGCTACTACACCCGTACGGCCATCGCCGCCTGGGACTGGCGGAACGGCCGGTTCACCCGCCGCTGGACCTTCGACACCAACTCCTCCACCAATGCCGGCAAGGGCTACGACGGCCAGGGCAACCACGCCCTGTCGATCGCGGACGTCGACGCCGACGGCAAGGACGAGATCGTCTACGGCGCGATGACCGTCGACGACAACGGCGCGGGTCTCTGGACGACCAAGCTGGGGCACGGCGACGCGGCCCACCTCGGCGACCTCGACCCCTCCCGGCCGGGCCTCGAGTACTTCAAGGTCTCCGAGGACAAGAGCAAGCCGGGCTCCTGGATGGCCGACGCCCGCACCGGCCAGATCCTGTGGCAGACGGCCTCCGGCGCCGACAACGGCCGGGGCGTCGCCGGCGACATCTACGCAGGCAGCCCGGGTGCCGAGGCCTGGTCCGCCTCCGACACCACCCTGCGCTCCGCGACCGGCACCGCCCTCGGCCGGGAACCCTCCAGCATCAACTTCCTGTCCTGGTGGGACGGCGACACCGTCCGCGAACTCCTCGACGGCACTCACATCGACAAGTACGGCACCTCCGGCGACACCCGCCTCCTCACCGGCTCCGGCGTCTCCTCCAACAACACCACCAAGGCCACCCCGGCCCTCTCCGGCGACATCCTCGGCGACTGGCGCGAAGAGGTCGTCTGGCGCACGTCGGACAACCGCGCCCTGCGCATCTACGCGACGCCCCACCAGACCGGCACCAGGATCACCACCCTGCTCCACGACACCCAGTACCGCACCGCCCTCGCCTGGCAGAACACCGCCTACAACCAGCCCCCGCACCCCGGCTTCTTCATCGGCGCCGGCATGCCCACCCCGCCGCGCCCCACCGTCTACACCCCCTGA
- a CDS encoding acetylxylan esterase gives MPLTDLGTDDLVGYQPQLSAPNDFDAFWRRTLAEARSCDGTIKAERVTSAHLLHTVEVDDVRFPGWNGEPVAAWLLRPRGAEGPLPVVVTYIGYSGGRGLPTDHLFWSAAGCAQLVVDSRGQGHDTPDRTTGDGTQWAGGFMTRGIDSPENYYYRRLINDCVRAVDAVSGLPGLDPRRIVVTGGSQGGGLTLAVAALAGDRVAAALPDVPFLCHFRRAVRITGEGPYPEIAEYLRRHSRDRVEQTLATLDYFDGVHFAQRATAPALFSVALMDPICPPSTVYAAYNHYRGEDRTMTVWPFGDHGGGYGSNPPVQLSWLRERGLTPDL, from the coding sequence GTGCCGCTCACCGACCTCGGGACCGACGACCTCGTCGGCTACCAGCCGCAGCTGTCCGCTCCGAACGACTTCGACGCGTTCTGGCGTCGCACCCTCGCCGAAGCCCGGTCCTGCGACGGGACGATCAAGGCCGAACGGGTCACTTCCGCCCACCTGTTGCACACCGTCGAAGTCGACGACGTACGTTTCCCCGGCTGGAACGGCGAGCCGGTGGCCGCCTGGCTCCTGCGCCCGCGCGGCGCGGAGGGACCGCTGCCGGTCGTCGTCACGTACATCGGCTACAGCGGCGGCCGTGGTCTGCCCACCGACCATCTGTTCTGGTCCGCCGCCGGCTGCGCCCAGCTCGTCGTCGACAGCCGGGGCCAGGGCCACGACACCCCGGACCGGACGACGGGCGACGGCACGCAGTGGGCCGGGGGGTTCATGACCCGAGGCATCGACTCCCCCGAGAACTACTACTACCGGCGGCTGATCAACGACTGCGTACGCGCCGTGGACGCCGTTTCCGGGCTGCCCGGCCTCGACCCGCGCAGGATCGTGGTGACCGGAGGCAGCCAGGGCGGCGGCCTGACCCTCGCCGTCGCCGCTCTCGCCGGAGACCGCGTGGCGGCGGCACTGCCGGACGTCCCGTTCCTGTGCCACTTCCGCCGCGCCGTGCGGATCACCGGGGAGGGCCCGTACCCGGAGATCGCCGAGTACCTGCGCCGGCACAGTCGCGACCGCGTGGAACAGACCCTCGCCACCCTCGACTACTTCGACGGCGTGCACTTCGCTCAACGGGCCACCGCGCCGGCTCTGTTCAGCGTCGCCCTGATGGACCCGATCTGCCCGCCCTCCACGGTCTACGCCGCCTACAACCACTACCGGGGCGAGGACCGCACCATGACCGTCTGGCCCTTCGGCGACCACGGCGGCGGCTACGGCTCCAACCCGCCGGTCCAGCTGTCCTGGCTGCGCGAGCGTGGTCTCACACCGGACCTCTGA
- a CDS encoding Gfo/Idh/MocA family oxidoreductase: protein MFSLGIVGAGQFAGSFAKLWRLHPNVGDIKVTDLLPERAEQLATEHDLAGTLPSFEYMLDSDLDAIALFTQRWTHGPLAVQALRAGKDVYSAVPMGVTEAEIADIIAAVEETGRIYMMGETSYYHPATVYARAQIAAGAFGRIFYAEGDYVHDMDWGFYDAYKYSGGENWKSTASYPPLLYPTHSIGGVLGAWQTHAVSVSAIGVPDERGDGVFDREISQFDNDFSNATALFEVAGGGSFRTNEFRRVGCIGKESRFRYFGTEAVLEQLGSVSLWQDKKGERDVTAHLHPAPTLTPDDPALSHVAPELRDAFASGTAPVHDRSRLPLEFAHAPNGHEGSHHFLADDFAIAVTARTPPPLHAWTAARYTLPGIIAHQSALRAGARLPVPDHGDGPRIT from the coding sequence GTGTTCTCACTCGGCATCGTCGGAGCCGGCCAGTTCGCCGGTTCGTTCGCCAAACTCTGGCGCCTGCACCCGAACGTCGGTGACATCAAGGTCACCGACCTGCTCCCGGAGCGCGCCGAGCAACTCGCCACCGAGCATGACCTCGCCGGTACGCTCCCCTCGTTCGAGTACATGCTCGACTCCGATCTCGACGCCATCGCCCTCTTCACCCAGCGCTGGACCCACGGCCCCCTCGCCGTGCAGGCGTTGCGTGCGGGCAAGGACGTCTACAGTGCGGTCCCGATGGGCGTGACCGAGGCCGAGATCGCGGACATCATCGCAGCGGTCGAGGAGACCGGCCGGATCTACATGATGGGCGAGACGAGCTACTACCACCCGGCGACCGTCTACGCGCGCGCCCAGATCGCCGCAGGAGCGTTCGGCCGGATCTTCTACGCGGAAGGCGACTACGTCCACGACATGGACTGGGGCTTCTACGACGCGTACAAGTACAGCGGTGGTGAGAACTGGAAGTCCACTGCCAGCTACCCGCCGCTGCTCTACCCCACGCACTCGATCGGCGGAGTCCTCGGCGCCTGGCAGACGCACGCCGTGAGCGTCTCGGCGATCGGCGTTCCGGACGAGCGCGGCGACGGCGTGTTCGATCGCGAGATCAGCCAGTTCGACAACGACTTCTCCAACGCCACCGCCCTGTTCGAAGTCGCGGGAGGCGGCAGCTTCCGCACGAACGAGTTCCGCAGGGTCGGATGCATCGGCAAGGAGTCACGCTTCCGCTACTTCGGTACGGAAGCAGTCCTCGAACAACTCGGCTCGGTCAGCCTGTGGCAGGACAAGAAGGGCGAGCGCGACGTCACCGCGCACCTGCACCCCGCACCCACCCTCACACCCGACGACCCGGCGCTCTCCCACGTCGCCCCGGAACTGCGCGACGCCTTCGCCTCCGGTACGGCACCCGTCCACGACCGCTCTCGACTCCCGCTCGAGTTCGCGCACGCACCCAACGGCCACGAGGGAAGTCACCATTTCCTCGCCGACGACTTCGCCATCGCGGTCACGGCACGAACGCCTCCACCGCTGCACGCGTGGACCGCCGCCCGCTACACCCTCCCCGGCATCATCGCCCACCAGTCCGCCCTCCGGGCCGGTGCGCGCCTTCCCGTCCCCGACCACGGAGACGGACCCCGAATCACGTAG
- a CDS encoding glycoside hydrolase family 3 C-terminal domain-containing protein, which translates to MSSAPASASEPPDFRDPALPLQKRVDDLLSRLTPEERIAMLHQYVPAVPRLGLAAFRTGSEALHGVSWMGVATVFPQAVGLGATWDEDLVRRVAEAVSVELRAFHHHRRPATGGGFHSLQAWAPVLNLLRDPRWGRNEEGYSEDPVHTAWLGEAYCRGLAGDHPTYLRAAPVLKHFLAYNNEDDRCTTSSGLRPRVLHEYDLAAFRPVVASGAATGAMAAYNLVNGRPCHVSPLIETELRRWARPTGHELFVVSDAEAPSNLVDPEHYFDDHAESHAAALKAGIDSFTDHAEDSATPVGRLREALERGLMAQADVDRAVRRQLELRFRLAEFDPDLDPYAGIGPEVIDCPEHRALARHAATESVVLLKNDGLLPLDPARTPRIAVIGPLADTLCEDWYSGTMPYQVTIADGLAAALGAHGGEVVRVEGADRIALRSRTTGELLGKTAFDVTDWGRGMLTLRAADTGHYLSLKDDATVAADQKVLKNWEIHETFLLEPAGADTVLLRSVLTGRYAAVDPTDGRVTVTADAPDSAERWERELLRDGAAEARAAAEAADAAVVVLGNHPMINGRETEDRADIDLPATQEELLRTVAAVRPETALVVMSSYPYAVDWADEHLPAVAWTSHGGQETGHALAAVLVGEADPAGRLPQTWYRGDDPLPAPLDYDIIKAGWTYQYHSAAPLYPFGHGLSYTDFSYRDLRLSRSSTGQDGAVDITVTLVNSGARAGSEVAQLYVRALDARHEAPKLRLADFRKVRLEPGGSSELTFRLPAERLAHWDVATSAFTVDPGRYEIIVARSADHPVLTAPLTVTGTASAPRVVVERRTLAVDFDDYADVTLVDATRTDGDAVTPTDPARPGTLLFRDVDLSGAVRIEAETAREDAGPSEARLVVRVGDQVLAELDVPLTGDRYAWQTIAGELDAPPEGVRDLRLTLHGDFRLSAFRFGSPGRAD; encoded by the coding sequence GTGAGTTCCGCGCCCGCGTCCGCATCCGAGCCGCCCGATTTCCGTGATCCCGCGCTGCCACTGCAGAAGCGCGTCGACGACCTGCTCTCACGACTCACGCCCGAAGAGCGGATCGCGATGCTGCACCAGTACGTGCCGGCCGTCCCACGGCTCGGCCTCGCCGCCTTCCGTACGGGCAGCGAGGCCCTGCACGGGGTCTCCTGGATGGGGGTGGCGACGGTCTTCCCGCAGGCCGTCGGCCTCGGCGCCACCTGGGACGAGGACCTGGTGCGCCGGGTCGCCGAGGCCGTCTCGGTCGAGCTGCGGGCCTTCCACCACCACCGCCGGCCCGCAACCGGCGGCGGCTTTCACAGCCTGCAGGCCTGGGCGCCCGTCCTGAACCTGCTGCGGGACCCGCGCTGGGGACGCAACGAGGAGGGCTACTCCGAGGACCCGGTGCACACCGCCTGGCTCGGCGAGGCCTATTGCCGGGGCCTGGCCGGCGACCACCCGACCTACCTGCGGGCGGCTCCCGTTCTCAAGCACTTCCTCGCCTACAACAACGAGGACGACCGCTGCACCACCTCCTCCGGACTGCGCCCGCGCGTCCTCCACGAGTACGACCTGGCCGCCTTCCGGCCCGTAGTCGCCTCCGGCGCCGCGACCGGAGCCATGGCCGCGTACAACCTGGTCAACGGCCGCCCCTGCCACGTCAGCCCGCTGATCGAGACCGAGCTGCGCCGCTGGGCGCGGCCCACCGGACACGAGCTGTTCGTGGTCAGCGACGCCGAGGCCCCCTCCAACCTGGTCGACCCGGAACACTACTTCGACGACCACGCCGAGTCCCACGCCGCCGCGCTCAAGGCCGGCATCGACAGCTTCACCGACCACGCCGAGGACAGCGCCACGCCGGTCGGCCGGCTGCGCGAGGCGCTGGAGCGGGGCCTGATGGCACAGGCCGACGTGGACCGGGCGGTGCGACGCCAGCTCGAACTCCGCTTCCGCCTCGCTGAGTTCGACCCCGACCTCGATCCGTACGCCGGGATCGGACCGGAGGTGATCGACTGCCCCGAGCACCGCGCCCTGGCGCGGCACGCGGCGACGGAGTCGGTGGTGCTGCTCAAGAACGATGGCCTGCTGCCGCTGGACCCGGCGCGGACACCGAGGATCGCCGTCATCGGCCCACTCGCCGACACGCTGTGCGAGGACTGGTACAGCGGGACCATGCCCTACCAGGTGACCATCGCCGACGGCCTCGCTGCCGCACTCGGCGCCCACGGCGGCGAGGTGGTCCGGGTGGAGGGCGCCGACCGTATCGCGCTGCGCTCCCGCACCACCGGCGAACTCCTCGGCAAGACCGCCTTCGACGTGACCGACTGGGGGCGCGGCATGCTGACCCTCCGCGCCGCCGACACCGGCCACTACCTGAGCCTCAAGGACGACGCCACCGTGGCGGCCGACCAGAAGGTGCTCAAGAACTGGGAGATCCACGAGACCTTCCTCCTCGAACCGGCCGGGGCGGACACGGTGCTGCTGCGCTCCGTGCTCACCGGCCGCTACGCCGCCGTGGATCCGACCGACGGCCGCGTCACCGTGACCGCCGATGCCCCGGACTCCGCCGAACGCTGGGAGCGAGAGCTTCTGCGCGACGGCGCGGCCGAGGCCCGGGCAGCCGCCGAGGCGGCCGACGCGGCGGTCGTCGTCCTCGGCAACCACCCCATGATCAACGGCCGTGAGACCGAGGACCGCGCGGACATCGACCTGCCCGCGACGCAGGAGGAGCTGCTCCGCACGGTCGCGGCCGTGCGCCCGGAGACGGCGCTCGTGGTGATGAGCAGCTACCCGTACGCCGTCGACTGGGCCGACGAGCACCTGCCCGCCGTGGCGTGGACCTCCCACGGAGGGCAGGAGACGGGCCACGCGCTGGCCGCCGTGCTCGTCGGCGAGGCCGACCCCGCCGGGCGCCTCCCGCAGACCTGGTACCGGGGCGACGATCCGCTGCCGGCCCCGCTCGACTACGACATCATCAAAGCGGGCTGGACCTACCAGTACCACTCGGCCGCGCCCCTCTACCCCTTCGGCCACGGCCTGTCGTACACCGACTTCTCCTACCGCGACCTGCGGTTGTCGCGGTCGTCGACCGGCCAGGACGGCGCGGTCGACATCACGGTGACCCTGGTGAACAGCGGTGCCCGGGCCGGCAGCGAGGTGGCGCAGCTCTACGTCCGGGCACTGGACGCCCGTCACGAGGCGCCCAAGCTGCGCCTGGCCGACTTCCGCAAGGTGCGCCTGGAACCAGGGGGAAGCAGCGAGCTGACGTTCCGACTGCCCGCCGAACGGCTCGCCCACTGGGATGTCGCCACCTCCGCCTTCACCGTCGATCCCGGCCGCTACGAGATCATCGTCGCCCGCTCCGCCGATCACCCGGTCCTCACCGCACCGCTGACGGTGACCGGGACGGCCTCGGCGCCCCGGGTCGTCGTGGAACGGCGGACCCTGGCGGTCGACTTCGACGACTACGCGGACGTCACCCTCGTCGACGCCACTCGGACGGACGGTGACGCGGTCACGCCCACCGACCCCGCTCGGCCCGGGACGCTTCTCTTCCGCGACGTCGACCTCTCCGGGGCCGTCCGGATCGAGGCCGAGACCGCCCGCGAGGACGCCGGACCCAGCGAGGCGCGGCTGGTCGTCCGGGTGGGCGACCAGGTGCTGGCCGAGCTCGACGTCCCCCTCACCGGCGACCGCTACGCGTGGCAGACCATCGCAGGCGAACTGGACGCCCCGCCCGAGGGCGTCCGCGACCTGCGCCTGACCCTGCACGGTGACTTCCGCCTCTCCGCCTTCCGCTTCGGCAGCCCTGGCAGAGCCGACTGA